One stretch of Anguilla anguilla isolate fAngAng1 chromosome 5, fAngAng1.pri, whole genome shotgun sequence DNA includes these proteins:
- the pcdh10a gene encoding protocadherin-10a isoform X3 yields MIVLFLLFSWIVDGVVSQLHYSVPEEQDHGTFVGNIAEDLGLDITKLSSRRFQTVPSSRNPYLEVNLENGGLYVNEKIDREQICKQSDTCLMHMEVFLENPLELFRVEIEIMDINDNPPSFPETDITIEITESATPGTRFPVESAFDPDVGTNALRTYEMTTNSYFYLDVQTQGDGTKFAELVLEKSLDREQQSVHRYVLTAVDGGLPQRTGTALLVVKVLDSNDNVPAFDQSVYTVNLPENSPVGTLVIQLNATDMDEGPNGEIVYSFSSHNSQRVRELFNIDARTGRVEVIGEVDYEESNTYQLYVQGKDLGPNAVPAHCKVLVKLIDVNDNTPEIIFSTVTESVSEQAAPGTVIALLSVTDRDSGENGQTHCEIVGDVPFKLKTSFKNYYTIVTDGLLDRENADSYTITVVAKDKGIPSLATSKSIKVQLSDENDNAPRFVQSIYDVYVTENNVPGAYIYAVSAVDPDIGQNAHISYSILECVIQGMPVFTYVSINSENGYLYALRSFDYEQLKDFSFMVQAKDSGTPELSSNATVNVVIVDQNDNAPSVIAPLGKNGTAKEHLPRSAEPGYLVTRIVAMDVDDGENARLSYSILRGNEMGMFRMDWRTGELRTARRVSSKRDPHHPYDLLIEVRDHGQPPLSSTASVIIVLVDSVVEGHSGDRGSSKAKENSLDLTLILIIALGSVSFIFLLAMIVLAVRCQKDKKLNIYTCLASDCCLCCSSCCSRQARARKKKLSKSDIMLVQSTNVTSTAQVPVEESGSFGSHHQNQNYCYQTKHQRAELSYLVDRPRRVNSSAFQEADIVSSKDSGHGDSEQGDSDHDATNRGHSTGADLFSNCTEECKALGHSDRCWMPTFVPSDARQAADYRSNLHVPGMDSVPDTEVFESEEQTGDRSFSTFGKEKSHHGTLERKEFDALLSGSRAPYKPPYLSRKRIC; encoded by the exons ATGATTGTGTTATTTCTCTTGTTCTCGTGGATCGTGGATGGGGTGGTTTCCCAGCTGCACTATTCTGTTCCGGAGGAACAGGACCATGGCACGTTCGTGGGGAATATCGCAGAGGATTTGGGCTTGGACATAACAAAACTTTCGTCGCGCAGATTCCAGACTGTGCCTAGTTCGAGGAATCCGTACTTGGAGGTGAATTTGGAAAACGGGGGGCTTTATGTGAACGAGAAAATCGATCGGGAACAGATCTGCAAACAGAGTGATACTTGTCTTATGCATATGGAAGTGTTTTTGGAAAACCCACTCGAGCTTTTCCGTGTGGAAATTGAAATCATGGATATCAATGACAATCCTCCGAGCTTTCCCGAGACTGATATTACCATTGAAATTACTGAAAGTGCCACTCCTGGAACGCGCTTTCCAGTGGAGAGCGCGTTCGACCCCGACGTTGGCACCAACGCGCTCCGCACATACGAAATGACCACCAACAGTTATTTTTACCTCGATGTCCAAACGCAGGGAGATGGCACCAAATTTGCGGAGCTTGTGTTGGAAAAATCACTGGACAGAGAGCAGCAGTCGGTGCACAGGTACGTATTGACAGCAGTAGACGGTGGATTGCCCCAGAGGACTGGTACGGCGTTGCTTGTGGTGAAAGTTCTCGATTCAAACGACAACGTCCCTGCCTTTGACCAGTCGGTGTACACTGTGAATCTGCCCGAAAATTCCCCGGTGGGAACCCTGGTCATCCAGCTAAACGCCACCGACATGGACGAGGGACCGAATGGGGAAATTGTATATTCGTTCAGCAGTCACAATTCCCAGAGAGTGAGGGAACTGTTCAATATTGACGCGAGGACGGGTAGAGTTGAAGTGATTGGGGAGGTCGACTATGAGGAAAGCAACACATATCAACTCTACGTGCAAGGAAAGGATCTCGGACCTAACGCTGTTCCTGCGCACTGTAAAGTTCTGGTCAAACTGATTGACGTGAATGATAATACTCCCGAGATCATTTTCAGCACCGTAACCGAATCGGTGAGCGAGCAGGCGGCTCCGGGCACTGTAATCGCGCTGCTGAGCGTTACGGACAGGGATTCAGGAGAAAACGGACAGACTCATTGCGAAATTGTTGGAGACGTacctttcaaactcaaaacgTCGTTCAAGAACTATTACACCATTGTCACAGATGGACTGTTGGACAGAGAAAATGCCGATTCATACACAATCACAGTCGTGGCAAAAGATAAGGGCATCCCGTCGCTTGCCACTAGCAAGTCTATTAAAGTGCAGTTGTCAGATGAAAACGACAATGCCCCGAGGTTCGTGCAGTCAATTTACGATGTATATGTGACAGAAAATAATGTGCCAGGCGCTTATATTTATGCGGTAAGTGCTGTAGATCCTGATATCGGACAAAATGCCCATATCTCATACTCCATATTGGAGTGCGTCATTCAGGGCATGCCTGTGTTTACCTACGTGTCAATCAACTCGGAAAACGGTTACCTTTATGCTTTGCGATCATTTGATTATGAGCAGTTGAAAGACTTCAGCTTTATGGTTCAAGCTAAGGACTCTGGTACCCCAGAGCTATCATCCAACGCTACCGTCAATGTTGTAATAGTGGACCAGAACGACAACGCTCCCTCTGTCATCGCCCCGCTTGGCAAAAACGGTACAGCAAAGGAACATTTGCCCAGATCTGCAGAACCTGGGTACCTGGTTACCCGCATTGTGGCTATGGATGTGGACGATGGTGAGAACGCTCGCCTCTCGTACAGCATACTAAGAGGGAACGAGATGGGCATGTTTCGAATGGACTGGAGGACGGGCGAATTAAGGACTGCCCGGAGGGTCTCGAGCAAAAGAGACCCGCACCACCCGTACGACTTGTTGATTGAAGTGAGGGACCACGGGCAGCCACCTCTCTCGTCCACTGCGAGCGTCATCATAGTGCTCGTTGACAGCGTCGTCGAAGGCCACAGTGGGGATCGCGGATCATCCAAAGCCAAGGAGAACTCGCTGGATTTGACTCTTATCCTTATAATCGCTCTCGGCTCCGTGTCGTTCATCTTTCTCCTGGCGATGATCGTACTGGCCGTCAGGTGTCAGAAGGACAAAAAGCTGAACATATACACCTGCCTGGCCAGCGACTGCTGCCTCTGCTGCAGCTCGTGCTGCAGCAGACAGGCGCGCGCCAGGAAGAAAAAGCTTAGCAAGTCAGATATAATGCTGGTACAAAGCACTAATGTCACGAGCACTGCCCAGGTGCCAGTTGAGGAGTCCGGGAGCTTCGGTTCCCACCATCAAAACCAGAACTATTGTTACCAG ACAAAACACCAGCGAGCAGAACTCAGTTACCTGGTTGATAGACCGAGACGCGTTAACAG CTCTGCTTTCCAGGAAGCGGATATTGTGAGTTCTAAAGACAGCGGGCATGGCGACAGTGAACAGGGAGACAGTGACCACGACGCCACCAATCGAGGGCATTCGACGG GTGCAGACCTTTTCTCAAACTGCACGGAGGAGTGCAAAGCTCTGGGGCACTCCGATCGGTGTTGGATGCCCACCTTCGTGCCCTCGGACGCCCGGCAAGCTGCAGATTACCGTAGCAACCTGCACGTGCCCGGGATGGACTCGGTGCCCGACACTGAGGTATTTGAGAGCGAGGAGCAAACGGGCGATAGATCATTCTCCACCTTTGGCAAAGAGAAGTCACATCACGGCACCCTAGAGAGGAAAGAGTTTGATGCGCTTCTGTCTGGCTCACGTGCGCCTTACAAACCACCCTATTTGT CACGGAAAAGGATTTGCTAG
- the pcdh10a gene encoding protocadherin-10a isoform X2, with amino-acid sequence MIVLFLLFSWIVDGVVSQLHYSVPEEQDHGTFVGNIAEDLGLDITKLSSRRFQTVPSSRNPYLEVNLENGGLYVNEKIDREQICKQSDTCLMHMEVFLENPLELFRVEIEIMDINDNPPSFPETDITIEITESATPGTRFPVESAFDPDVGTNALRTYEMTTNSYFYLDVQTQGDGTKFAELVLEKSLDREQQSVHRYVLTAVDGGLPQRTGTALLVVKVLDSNDNVPAFDQSVYTVNLPENSPVGTLVIQLNATDMDEGPNGEIVYSFSSHNSQRVRELFNIDARTGRVEVIGEVDYEESNTYQLYVQGKDLGPNAVPAHCKVLVKLIDVNDNTPEIIFSTVTESVSEQAAPGTVIALLSVTDRDSGENGQTHCEIVGDVPFKLKTSFKNYYTIVTDGLLDRENADSYTITVVAKDKGIPSLATSKSIKVQLSDENDNAPRFVQSIYDVYVTENNVPGAYIYAVSAVDPDIGQNAHISYSILECVIQGMPVFTYVSINSENGYLYALRSFDYEQLKDFSFMVQAKDSGTPELSSNATVNVVIVDQNDNAPSVIAPLGKNGTAKEHLPRSAEPGYLVTRIVAMDVDDGENARLSYSILRGNEMGMFRMDWRTGELRTARRVSSKRDPHHPYDLLIEVRDHGQPPLSSTASVIIVLVDSVVEGHSGDRGSSKAKENSLDLTLILIIALGSVSFIFLLAMIVLAVRCQKDKKLNIYTCLASDCCLCCSSCCSRQARARKKKLSKSDIMLVQSTNVTSTAQVPVEESGSFGSHHQNQNYCYQVCLTPESAKTDLMFLKPCSPTRSADTDHNPCGAIVTGYTDQQPDIISNGSILSNETKHQRAELSYLVDRPRRVNSSAFQEADIVSSKDSGHGDSEQGDSDHDATNRGHSTGADLFSNCTEECKALGHSDRCWMPTFVPSDARQAADYRSNLHVPGMDSVPDTEHGKGFASPFRVDVPETA; translated from the exons ATGATTGTGTTATTTCTCTTGTTCTCGTGGATCGTGGATGGGGTGGTTTCCCAGCTGCACTATTCTGTTCCGGAGGAACAGGACCATGGCACGTTCGTGGGGAATATCGCAGAGGATTTGGGCTTGGACATAACAAAACTTTCGTCGCGCAGATTCCAGACTGTGCCTAGTTCGAGGAATCCGTACTTGGAGGTGAATTTGGAAAACGGGGGGCTTTATGTGAACGAGAAAATCGATCGGGAACAGATCTGCAAACAGAGTGATACTTGTCTTATGCATATGGAAGTGTTTTTGGAAAACCCACTCGAGCTTTTCCGTGTGGAAATTGAAATCATGGATATCAATGACAATCCTCCGAGCTTTCCCGAGACTGATATTACCATTGAAATTACTGAAAGTGCCACTCCTGGAACGCGCTTTCCAGTGGAGAGCGCGTTCGACCCCGACGTTGGCACCAACGCGCTCCGCACATACGAAATGACCACCAACAGTTATTTTTACCTCGATGTCCAAACGCAGGGAGATGGCACCAAATTTGCGGAGCTTGTGTTGGAAAAATCACTGGACAGAGAGCAGCAGTCGGTGCACAGGTACGTATTGACAGCAGTAGACGGTGGATTGCCCCAGAGGACTGGTACGGCGTTGCTTGTGGTGAAAGTTCTCGATTCAAACGACAACGTCCCTGCCTTTGACCAGTCGGTGTACACTGTGAATCTGCCCGAAAATTCCCCGGTGGGAACCCTGGTCATCCAGCTAAACGCCACCGACATGGACGAGGGACCGAATGGGGAAATTGTATATTCGTTCAGCAGTCACAATTCCCAGAGAGTGAGGGAACTGTTCAATATTGACGCGAGGACGGGTAGAGTTGAAGTGATTGGGGAGGTCGACTATGAGGAAAGCAACACATATCAACTCTACGTGCAAGGAAAGGATCTCGGACCTAACGCTGTTCCTGCGCACTGTAAAGTTCTGGTCAAACTGATTGACGTGAATGATAATACTCCCGAGATCATTTTCAGCACCGTAACCGAATCGGTGAGCGAGCAGGCGGCTCCGGGCACTGTAATCGCGCTGCTGAGCGTTACGGACAGGGATTCAGGAGAAAACGGACAGACTCATTGCGAAATTGTTGGAGACGTacctttcaaactcaaaacgTCGTTCAAGAACTATTACACCATTGTCACAGATGGACTGTTGGACAGAGAAAATGCCGATTCATACACAATCACAGTCGTGGCAAAAGATAAGGGCATCCCGTCGCTTGCCACTAGCAAGTCTATTAAAGTGCAGTTGTCAGATGAAAACGACAATGCCCCGAGGTTCGTGCAGTCAATTTACGATGTATATGTGACAGAAAATAATGTGCCAGGCGCTTATATTTATGCGGTAAGTGCTGTAGATCCTGATATCGGACAAAATGCCCATATCTCATACTCCATATTGGAGTGCGTCATTCAGGGCATGCCTGTGTTTACCTACGTGTCAATCAACTCGGAAAACGGTTACCTTTATGCTTTGCGATCATTTGATTATGAGCAGTTGAAAGACTTCAGCTTTATGGTTCAAGCTAAGGACTCTGGTACCCCAGAGCTATCATCCAACGCTACCGTCAATGTTGTAATAGTGGACCAGAACGACAACGCTCCCTCTGTCATCGCCCCGCTTGGCAAAAACGGTACAGCAAAGGAACATTTGCCCAGATCTGCAGAACCTGGGTACCTGGTTACCCGCATTGTGGCTATGGATGTGGACGATGGTGAGAACGCTCGCCTCTCGTACAGCATACTAAGAGGGAACGAGATGGGCATGTTTCGAATGGACTGGAGGACGGGCGAATTAAGGACTGCCCGGAGGGTCTCGAGCAAAAGAGACCCGCACCACCCGTACGACTTGTTGATTGAAGTGAGGGACCACGGGCAGCCACCTCTCTCGTCCACTGCGAGCGTCATCATAGTGCTCGTTGACAGCGTCGTCGAAGGCCACAGTGGGGATCGCGGATCATCCAAAGCCAAGGAGAACTCGCTGGATTTGACTCTTATCCTTATAATCGCTCTCGGCTCCGTGTCGTTCATCTTTCTCCTGGCGATGATCGTACTGGCCGTCAGGTGTCAGAAGGACAAAAAGCTGAACATATACACCTGCCTGGCCAGCGACTGCTGCCTCTGCTGCAGCTCGTGCTGCAGCAGACAGGCGCGCGCCAGGAAGAAAAAGCTTAGCAAGTCAGATATAATGCTGGTACAAAGCACTAATGTCACGAGCACTGCCCAGGTGCCAGTTGAGGAGTCCGGGAGCTTCGGTTCCCACCATCAAAACCAGAACTATTGTTACCAGGTATGTCTCACTCCGGAATCTGCCAAAACTGACCTCATGTTCCTAAAGCCCTGTAGTCCGACTAGGAGCGCAGACACTGACCACAATCCCTGTGGCGCCATAGTGACAGGTTATACAGACCAGCAGCCTGACATCATATCTAACGGCAGCATTTTATCCAACGAG ACAAAACACCAGCGAGCAGAACTCAGTTACCTGGTTGATAGACCGAGACGCGTTAACAG CTCTGCTTTCCAGGAAGCGGATATTGTGAGTTCTAAAGACAGCGGGCATGGCGACAGTGAACAGGGAGACAGTGACCACGACGCCACCAATCGAGGGCATTCGACGG GTGCAGACCTTTTCTCAAACTGCACGGAGGAGTGCAAAGCTCTGGGGCACTCCGATCGGTGTTGGATGCCCACCTTCGTGCCCTCGGACGCCCGGCAAGCTGCAGATTACCGTAGCAACCTGCACGTGCCCGGGATGGACTCGGTGCCCGACACTGAG CACGGAAAAGGATTTGCTAGCCCGTTCCGCGTGGACGTACCGGAAACGGCGTGA
- the pcdh10a gene encoding protocadherin-10a isoform X1: protein MIVLFLLFSWIVDGVVSQLHYSVPEEQDHGTFVGNIAEDLGLDITKLSSRRFQTVPSSRNPYLEVNLENGGLYVNEKIDREQICKQSDTCLMHMEVFLENPLELFRVEIEIMDINDNPPSFPETDITIEITESATPGTRFPVESAFDPDVGTNALRTYEMTTNSYFYLDVQTQGDGTKFAELVLEKSLDREQQSVHRYVLTAVDGGLPQRTGTALLVVKVLDSNDNVPAFDQSVYTVNLPENSPVGTLVIQLNATDMDEGPNGEIVYSFSSHNSQRVRELFNIDARTGRVEVIGEVDYEESNTYQLYVQGKDLGPNAVPAHCKVLVKLIDVNDNTPEIIFSTVTESVSEQAAPGTVIALLSVTDRDSGENGQTHCEIVGDVPFKLKTSFKNYYTIVTDGLLDRENADSYTITVVAKDKGIPSLATSKSIKVQLSDENDNAPRFVQSIYDVYVTENNVPGAYIYAVSAVDPDIGQNAHISYSILECVIQGMPVFTYVSINSENGYLYALRSFDYEQLKDFSFMVQAKDSGTPELSSNATVNVVIVDQNDNAPSVIAPLGKNGTAKEHLPRSAEPGYLVTRIVAMDVDDGENARLSYSILRGNEMGMFRMDWRTGELRTARRVSSKRDPHHPYDLLIEVRDHGQPPLSSTASVIIVLVDSVVEGHSGDRGSSKAKENSLDLTLILIIALGSVSFIFLLAMIVLAVRCQKDKKLNIYTCLASDCCLCCSSCCSRQARARKKKLSKSDIMLVQSTNVTSTAQVPVEESGSFGSHHQNQNYCYQVCLTPESAKTDLMFLKPCSPTRSADTDHNPCGAIVTGYTDQQPDIISNGSILSNETKHQRAELSYLVDRPRRVNSSAFQEADIVSSKDSGHGDSEQGDSDHDATNRGHSTGADLFSNCTEECKALGHSDRCWMPTFVPSDARQAADYRSNLHVPGMDSVPDTEVFESEEQTGDRSFSTFGKEKSHHGTLERKEFDALLSGSRAPYKPPYLSRKRIC from the exons ATGATTGTGTTATTTCTCTTGTTCTCGTGGATCGTGGATGGGGTGGTTTCCCAGCTGCACTATTCTGTTCCGGAGGAACAGGACCATGGCACGTTCGTGGGGAATATCGCAGAGGATTTGGGCTTGGACATAACAAAACTTTCGTCGCGCAGATTCCAGACTGTGCCTAGTTCGAGGAATCCGTACTTGGAGGTGAATTTGGAAAACGGGGGGCTTTATGTGAACGAGAAAATCGATCGGGAACAGATCTGCAAACAGAGTGATACTTGTCTTATGCATATGGAAGTGTTTTTGGAAAACCCACTCGAGCTTTTCCGTGTGGAAATTGAAATCATGGATATCAATGACAATCCTCCGAGCTTTCCCGAGACTGATATTACCATTGAAATTACTGAAAGTGCCACTCCTGGAACGCGCTTTCCAGTGGAGAGCGCGTTCGACCCCGACGTTGGCACCAACGCGCTCCGCACATACGAAATGACCACCAACAGTTATTTTTACCTCGATGTCCAAACGCAGGGAGATGGCACCAAATTTGCGGAGCTTGTGTTGGAAAAATCACTGGACAGAGAGCAGCAGTCGGTGCACAGGTACGTATTGACAGCAGTAGACGGTGGATTGCCCCAGAGGACTGGTACGGCGTTGCTTGTGGTGAAAGTTCTCGATTCAAACGACAACGTCCCTGCCTTTGACCAGTCGGTGTACACTGTGAATCTGCCCGAAAATTCCCCGGTGGGAACCCTGGTCATCCAGCTAAACGCCACCGACATGGACGAGGGACCGAATGGGGAAATTGTATATTCGTTCAGCAGTCACAATTCCCAGAGAGTGAGGGAACTGTTCAATATTGACGCGAGGACGGGTAGAGTTGAAGTGATTGGGGAGGTCGACTATGAGGAAAGCAACACATATCAACTCTACGTGCAAGGAAAGGATCTCGGACCTAACGCTGTTCCTGCGCACTGTAAAGTTCTGGTCAAACTGATTGACGTGAATGATAATACTCCCGAGATCATTTTCAGCACCGTAACCGAATCGGTGAGCGAGCAGGCGGCTCCGGGCACTGTAATCGCGCTGCTGAGCGTTACGGACAGGGATTCAGGAGAAAACGGACAGACTCATTGCGAAATTGTTGGAGACGTacctttcaaactcaaaacgTCGTTCAAGAACTATTACACCATTGTCACAGATGGACTGTTGGACAGAGAAAATGCCGATTCATACACAATCACAGTCGTGGCAAAAGATAAGGGCATCCCGTCGCTTGCCACTAGCAAGTCTATTAAAGTGCAGTTGTCAGATGAAAACGACAATGCCCCGAGGTTCGTGCAGTCAATTTACGATGTATATGTGACAGAAAATAATGTGCCAGGCGCTTATATTTATGCGGTAAGTGCTGTAGATCCTGATATCGGACAAAATGCCCATATCTCATACTCCATATTGGAGTGCGTCATTCAGGGCATGCCTGTGTTTACCTACGTGTCAATCAACTCGGAAAACGGTTACCTTTATGCTTTGCGATCATTTGATTATGAGCAGTTGAAAGACTTCAGCTTTATGGTTCAAGCTAAGGACTCTGGTACCCCAGAGCTATCATCCAACGCTACCGTCAATGTTGTAATAGTGGACCAGAACGACAACGCTCCCTCTGTCATCGCCCCGCTTGGCAAAAACGGTACAGCAAAGGAACATTTGCCCAGATCTGCAGAACCTGGGTACCTGGTTACCCGCATTGTGGCTATGGATGTGGACGATGGTGAGAACGCTCGCCTCTCGTACAGCATACTAAGAGGGAACGAGATGGGCATGTTTCGAATGGACTGGAGGACGGGCGAATTAAGGACTGCCCGGAGGGTCTCGAGCAAAAGAGACCCGCACCACCCGTACGACTTGTTGATTGAAGTGAGGGACCACGGGCAGCCACCTCTCTCGTCCACTGCGAGCGTCATCATAGTGCTCGTTGACAGCGTCGTCGAAGGCCACAGTGGGGATCGCGGATCATCCAAAGCCAAGGAGAACTCGCTGGATTTGACTCTTATCCTTATAATCGCTCTCGGCTCCGTGTCGTTCATCTTTCTCCTGGCGATGATCGTACTGGCCGTCAGGTGTCAGAAGGACAAAAAGCTGAACATATACACCTGCCTGGCCAGCGACTGCTGCCTCTGCTGCAGCTCGTGCTGCAGCAGACAGGCGCGCGCCAGGAAGAAAAAGCTTAGCAAGTCAGATATAATGCTGGTACAAAGCACTAATGTCACGAGCACTGCCCAGGTGCCAGTTGAGGAGTCCGGGAGCTTCGGTTCCCACCATCAAAACCAGAACTATTGTTACCAGGTATGTCTCACTCCGGAATCTGCCAAAACTGACCTCATGTTCCTAAAGCCCTGTAGTCCGACTAGGAGCGCAGACACTGACCACAATCCCTGTGGCGCCATAGTGACAGGTTATACAGACCAGCAGCCTGACATCATATCTAACGGCAGCATTTTATCCAACGAG ACAAAACACCAGCGAGCAGAACTCAGTTACCTGGTTGATAGACCGAGACGCGTTAACAG CTCTGCTTTCCAGGAAGCGGATATTGTGAGTTCTAAAGACAGCGGGCATGGCGACAGTGAACAGGGAGACAGTGACCACGACGCCACCAATCGAGGGCATTCGACGG GTGCAGACCTTTTCTCAAACTGCACGGAGGAGTGCAAAGCTCTGGGGCACTCCGATCGGTGTTGGATGCCCACCTTCGTGCCCTCGGACGCCCGGCAAGCTGCAGATTACCGTAGCAACCTGCACGTGCCCGGGATGGACTCGGTGCCCGACACTGAGGTATTTGAGAGCGAGGAGCAAACGGGCGATAGATCATTCTCCACCTTTGGCAAAGAGAAGTCACATCACGGCACCCTAGAGAGGAAAGAGTTTGATGCGCTTCTGTCTGGCTCACGTGCGCCTTACAAACCACCCTATTTGT CACGGAAAAGGATTTGCTAG